CATCTGCATGACCGCTTCATCAAGATCCATGTTGAGCAGAGAAACTCTTTTCACCGAAGAGATCCTGTCGGAAGGGGAAAATTCTCCAGGTTCCTCAAGGGGCTTTTCAACCGGCACTGATTTTCTGTGATCGTGGTTCTTTGTTTTCTCTTTCAATCTTTTCACTTGTTTTTCCAGAGCATCGGATGCAAAATCTATCGCCGTGTAAATGTCTGGATGTCTTTCTTCCACGTTTATGATGTTTCCCTTCAAATTCATGTTGAATTTCACAACGTACTGGTTTTTTCCGTCTTTTTCTATCCTGACGTTGAATGAAACCAGCTCGTCATCGTAGATCACTCTGTCCACTTTATCGAGACGTTTTTCAAGATAATTCTTGATGGCATCTGAGACCTCCACACCTTTTCCTGTTATTCTGTAATCCATGAATGCACCTCCTCATTCGAGTGTCAAAATCCCAGCTCCAAACATCTTGGGCCCGGAGTGAACAGCAAGAGTAGGTGGTAATCTGA
This sequence is a window from Thermotoga sp.. Protein-coding genes within it:
- the raiA gene encoding ribosome-associated translation inhibitor RaiA is translated as MDYRITGKGVEVSDAIKNYLEKRLDKVDRVIYDDELVSFNVRIEKDGKNQYVVKFNMNLKGNIINVEERHPDIYTAIDFASDALEKQVKRLKEKTKNHDHRKSVPVEKPLEEPGEFSPSDRISSVKRVSLLNMDLDEAVMQM